Proteins encoded in a region of the Cyanobacteriota bacterium genome:
- a CDS encoding NINE protein, with protein sequence MLTRPKDRKIAALLAFAGVVLPISGLHKFYLGQPGWGILYVLLSFSTPIARIAAAIEGVWYLSQDGPEFDRNFNATQCQEEPPQATSGVIDPAKVGAVADALRQLDQLRQEGLISDYEFEQKRRQLLDHIG encoded by the coding sequence ATGTTGACTAGACCCAAGGATCGAAAAATAGCTGCTCTGCTGGCCTTTGCTGGGGTTGTCTTGCCGATTTCAGGGCTACACAAGTTTTATTTGGGGCAACCAGGATGGGGCATCTTATACGTGTTACTGTCATTTAGCACACCCATTGCCCGCATTGCTGCCGCGATCGAGGGTGTCTGGTACCTGTCTCAAGACGGCCCCGAATTCGATCGGAATTTCAATGCAACTCAATGTCAGGAGGAGCCACCACAGGCAACTTCTGGGGTAATTGACCCTGCTAAAGTAGGAGCAGTCGCTGATGCCCTGCGACAACTTGACCAATTACGGCAGGAAGGGCTGATTTCAGACTACGAGTTTGAGCAAAAACGTCGGCAACTGCTAGATCACATCGGGTAG